A stretch of DNA from Dioscorea cayenensis subsp. rotundata cultivar TDr96_F1 chromosome 4, TDr96_F1_v2_PseudoChromosome.rev07_lg8_w22 25.fasta, whole genome shotgun sequence:
CGCTGCCGacctcttttttatttttatttatatttttagtttttttttctttcgtcttataagaaaaaaaaatagtgacaaTGCACCTACATTTGATACCATAAACCGAAAAATTCATTTGTGACAAAAAGGTTCATTCCCCATCAATCTTGACTTCGGTATGAGTTCGAGTTCAAATTCCATTTgatataataaatgaaaatttagagGTTCTCTGTTGTGAATATGGATTTATAGTCCAAATATTGTGTTATCAGTTAAAAGATCCATGATATATTGTATGaataattaaacttttaaatctGAGCACACCggattgtatttatttttatatttgtaaaaaaaaaatcacgccTTTCCCATGAAATTATCTTGAAAGATCTGGCTTTGTGAAATAAGAACAAATGGaagaatttatataaattgttttttttttaatgagatagtttatttgtaaaaaattatttacattgaatATATGTTCTacgatattaaaattttaaaaaatgatttaataaacaatttattattattattatgggtCAATTGCAATTATTGATGTGCAACTATATTAGCCAAATTAGTATGTCTCAGTCACTAGAGGAGATTTTTAGTAATATTGTCGGTATTTGcagttaataaatattaaactcaCAGTTACATAGAGAAAGAGTTATTATGTTAccaaaaattgttattaaatcttttgtataaattatattagtaTCAACCAGTGATACCTAACTGGAAGCTACATATATGCTGCGTTGGGTTATATAATGAATAAGGAAACACATATGTAAAGTGGATATAGAGAGTGCCCATTGATAGTCTAATCATTTCActtatattgaatatttattgataaaggGGCTactatgtaaaatattatattgggatctcttatataaatatctataatttttggattaaattacaatttattaattagtataattgtaattattaaaattaataaagactACTTTGCTAAAGATGTAAAGATTTAAACACCTCTGACATCCCACTCTAACCTTATCAAATTActccatacatatatatataagcaataattattgctataaaaaaagctacaaaaaaaaacactaatattCAGATTAGTTGTTTGAAGAAAAAACAACCATCACTTCTTCCAAATCAAGAGTAGAAAATTCAAGACCATCTCTTGCACACTTGTAAAATCTTGGTGAGGTAATTTTGATCTATCACATATATTTATGTGTTCATGTAATCAATAACCTgatattaaatatcaattaataataattgataaccCTAATTCAATTACAACGATTTTTCCAACAATTATATCTATTCAATCATGCTTTTTGtaaaattgttgttgttgttgtaacaTATTTGTGGCATTAGAAATCTGTTAAAACATTCAATGTAATAggcacttattttattttatttttttacaatatacaTAAActatattacatatatttttattttattactatcATGCATTGAGAGAGCATATAACCCTCAACCACTCAACCTCCCAAGTTAAtacaatgcatgtaaaacaagTTCCATGTGTTTCTAAGGTTGACTCCATTCCAAGTAATACTTTGATtcatttgtatattattataattagtaatatattatatgtCCAGTGATACATGCCAAATTGGTTTAGCTTTcgtctttatattttatataagcGTTCAAAATTTGTGACCCTTTTCTAttctagattttattttatttttaataattattttttagttttaatttatttttatcatatactattttattttttacataaaaattctACAATTAGTATCCAAATTATAccaaattagtttttttttactttaaagaaacaatgtttgttttcaaattaagAGAAAAGGACTTATTTGTACTTCTAATGATGATTGTTAAGTCCACTTAATTACACACGTACTTACAACAACATAACTCACTTATCactaattaatcataattaaaacgACACGCCACGTCATACATGCAAAAGCCAGATTTGCTGTCAAGACCTTTGCAccaaatcttttatatatatatatatatatatatatttttttaaaaaaaaaaggctgcTGACGTGGCACGCGCTTCCAGATAAAGCTCAAGCTTTGTCGGTCCTCAAAGCGCGTTTAATTTTCACTAATTTAATACTAAATCTTTAATTAGTGTCGtccttttttaatatttgttcattattgACCTCAATGTTTCAGTTcaaacatatgttttttttttccttaaagaTATATTcttgtaaaatatattttaatagatttCAGTTCAATGAAGCAatgtaatataaaaagaaaaaaaatagcaattaaTTAgtctaacaaaaaaattattcaacaatGGGTTATACATTCTGAATCTAtgtttcagtaaaaaaaaaactacaaaaaaatacaataaaatctCAATATCTACTTACATTCATCTTCAAACTATGAACCGTTGATAGTAAAACAACAATGTTGTGGAATTTGAACATCTGGGAAGCATTCATGGAGCTTCAAATTCTCTCCTGATCATCTCCACCAGGATTTCATTCCATGTATCAACAGGCCCTGGCATGCACCAATGCAGACAGTCCTGCGGTGGGGGCTCGCCGTTTGGTCCCCGCTTCGTTATCTTGTTTGGGTCAGGGCTCCGGTAAGGTCCCGGGTGGCCGTCGTGACGGTAACTGAAAGCCTCGGTGATGTCCATCAGTCTCAACTTCGAACCCGGCCTTGCTTTCTTGACTGCATTCCTGAATCCAGCCACCTGTTTTTCGTGCATTATATCGGTGAAACCATTCCTTTCGAACTTATCAGCCGGTCCGGTCTTTCCGGTGCATGATCCTCCTGTATTCCAAGCACCACCTTCGTAATGATCCGGTGAAAATGAGCGAACGATAACTAAACCGGTGTAGTTAGGGTGTGCTGCTATGGCAGTGAGGGTTGTTTCCACTGAAATGCCAAAGGCTTTGATGTTGTTGATTTGCATCTTGCCGGCTCCTTTAGGCCACCAGAGCTGTCCTCCGACGATGTTACCGTTGAGAACATAGGCAGATTGTTTTGCGAACCAGTGGCCGGAGGAGAGGATGACAACGTCAAACTTTGGGAGATGGTTCATGAAGGTCTCGTCAGGGATGTCTAGGTGAATCTTGACCACTTCCTTTGGAGCTAATTGGAGAGGCTCTGATGATTGGTGGACGAGCCATGAGGACCATATTCGACAGAGAAAGGTGTTGGTGGACTTGAAGTGCCATCGCTGCATCAATCTGTTGCCACGGTTCCGGGGAGTTTCAACCTGCAGAAAGATCATTCATGGTCATTTATGAATTAGATGAAGAATGGTCCATTCTACGACAATTGATGAGCAACTCTCTGATTCAAACAGAGTACTGTAAGTGTTTTCTCAAAAGGGACCAGTTAGGCAACCAACTTCAATTTAGTTCAGAAAGTGAGCAGTAAGACCTGCTTATCTAGCTCTTAATTAAAATctagaaataaaagaactcaCAAACGTGCTAGATATTCAGCCTACAAGTAACTGTTAGTTACATGGTAATAACTCCTAAGCATTCTTGAATGTTCTTAGTTTAAGTGTACACACAATGCTTCAAAGGTTGTCAATGATCACATTTTAGGTTTCGCTTGATCTCCTCCACAAGTTGGTCAGAGAAATGAGGATACTGACCgataaaatgaaaacaaggatTCTTTTACAAGATTATATTCATAGAATCCAGTGAAATTTATCAGTGCCACAGTTGATTCGCAATTACACATTGtcaagcatttaaaaaaaacacatttcaTGAAAACGGATTATTAAGATTGCAAAGGATACTAGGCAGAAGACCTTAGTAATGTATATATAATCATCTTAGTGACACATCCAAAATGAGAAGGAGGATAAAGAGAGCTTGCCTGTGATAGAATGCACAGCATTGATTCAAACTGATTTCGAGCAACTGAATCCCCAACGAAGGCCACTGTTTTATCCCTCATCAACTCCAAAAATTTCCGGCCATCAAATAAGGGAAGGTCACAATCGTCCGGCTTCCATCTCCAGTTCTCGTACTCTTTATCAGGTCTCCCATTCCCCTGACAATTCTGCATCTGCGTAATGAACATGCATGTGTTGTTTGTATATAATGGTCCAGCAGGATGATAGATCCATTTTCCCTTTAATAAGTCACAACTCCCTGCCAAACATagtccaaaataaatatcaatgtaTCTTCTTACCTCTCGAAGTCAATGGAACATCTACTAAGCATTGCAAttgaaataacaagaaaaagcaCTAATTTTGCAAAAATGATCACTTTATCTCAAAATACAGTAGAATATCAGCTGTTGCAAGAATTAGAATTTGGACAATTACAAATCGAAAAGTATTAGGGCATTACCTCACACTTGCCAACAGCTAGTATAGAACAAAGTCAGAGACATGTTAGCATGAACAATATCAATCTTTTTCCTCATATGCAATTTTATGACCAAGTCATAAGTCATAAATAGTGTGCTAAATTTGGATTTCTAAATTACCATATAATACCCTGAAGAAGTTCATGCACAATGAATGTTCAAAGCATCAATTCTATAGTTGACACCCACAACACATAAACATTGCTTCTAATTAAATAACTCCCCTGAAACTCATTCAAAGATTTCAAGGCTGtataacaatgaaaaatatggcaACTTAAATTTTAGTACTCCAAGCTTCTATATCTTTGAAATTTACATACAGACTTGTGGATGTACCCCAAAAATGTTTAGTTTTTCACAAGTAATTCATCATTTATCACAATGCATTCTCACTAGATGAAGCAAGTTGGTAAAGAATACtgaatcaaatgtaaaagcatttACCTGAATCAACCTTCTGAATGTCACCCACAGGAGAAAGGTTCAATGTTAGATTTGAAGAAGCTGCCAAGTTCTCATCAGTATCATTTGAAATGACAGAACTCCCAGAAAACATAGAACTCTTTTCCTTTCTTGGCTCTTGCATCTCATTAGAAGAAGTAGACCTGTTTTCCTTGATCTGTTCTTGAATCTCATTAGAAGGCATAGAACTCCGCTCCTTGCTCTGTTGTTGGATCTCATTAGAAGACACTGAGCTCTTTGAATCACCCTTTTCTTGCATCTCCTTTGAAGAAATAGGTTTTACAGTAACCTCATCTTGCCCTAGATCCGAAGACAATATTTGAACTTGTCTGGATGCATTCCACTCCTTGGAACCAGAAGTACTCTGCTTAATGAATATATCTTCTTTAATATCCTTCAAAGGCTCATTCGCAGGCTTCCGCCATTGATACAcaggagaagaaatcaaaagcTGAGATAAAACGAAGAGCATCAGACCAAAAGCTCCAACCATGACAATAATGGCAGGAGCAGTACGTGCGAGGGCGAATGCACTGAAAAGACTCTTCTTTGAAGCCATTGTCATCTTCACAAACAACTCTAGAGCTTTGAATCAGACCTCAATGCATTCAAGTCCCTTCATTTCTTGCCCATTTCGATCTTGAACCTCCATTTCTCAACCTAAATACCAAACCACACATTGATCAACATGTTCTTCTCCGATCCAAGCTCATAATCAATAAATTCTCCGCAAAATCACCAAAttatatcaacaaaaaaaaaaaatctaacaacaCAAAACCGACACCGAATCCTCAGATGCTGACCTTGAACTTCATCAAAATCCAAGACGAAACAAAACACTCACAtccacatgaaaaaaaaaaaccaaattaaaacaaaaaaggcAAGAAAATCCCTAAAGCTACCAACTTTAGATCAAGAAAGCAGACAACATCCCCAAATCCACTCCCTTTCCAAAAACcccaaaatttaaacaaaattcagACAAACAAAGCAAGAAATCTCCAAAACGCTTCACAACTCCCTCAAAACTCAAATAGCCCCACTAAAAGAACTCAAATTTCCCAaactaatcaaagaaaaaggaatCAAAACGCACAGAAACAAGAGACCAATCGATCAAGATAAAGCCAGACCTTCACTGATCAAACcaattaactatttttttcccccatcaaactaaaccaaaaaaactaagaatccTAATAATGTCCACCGGCCCGAAAAGCACGCAGCGCTATTGGACGAACCCAAATGAAAAGACCATTTTAACCTCCATTCAGTAAGtaaataagtttaaaaattagGGGTATTTTGGACTTTTTCCATGTAGAATACCTAATTTTGTGGCACTACCAAATGAAAAGATTTGAAAGCGGTTCTTTTGATGGCCATTTTGGGGGTTGTGACAAACAGGAAATATGGGCCGTTGATTATCTTTGTCGGACTCATATCAACCGTTCATCTTGAGATCAGAGCTTTCATATGATGGCTGTTTTTTTATCTTCACTTCAGATAAAGacgtataaaaatatatttaattattttcccaatttaaataaataaataaatatataaatatatatattaattagtgTGACCAtctactaattaattaaatgtgtCTGTTTGCGAAAATAATAAACTAACTAttactagaaaaaaaataaaaataaaaataacaacaacgtataatgaacaaatagtaaaatattaaaaaaaaaactatcaatTTGAGTATTTTCATaagatcattttcttttttagcaTGTTACTTCTcataatttttaacataaagTAGTTGATGTTGACAGGATTGACTCTCAATTTTTTATACggaaacatattttttttaacaggaAAGTcatattttaagcggaaactcttaatattaaatgaaaaaataaaatatattaagtgaaCTTATGTGGTTACATGTAAACGCACAAATGTTAAAcgaaaactataaatattaagCAGAGAATATGTTATAAGATAGAATAAATTGACAGAGTAGGCTGTAGTGACGGAAAGAGAAGTGTACTGAAAAAAAGTGGTAGATAGTCTGCTTGCAAtgttttgaaatgatttataattcattttcctaaaaacaatgaatataaattaatgtaaaaaaaaacatattcatgtaaaaccattataattttattatattaaaaattaagtataatagtaacatttttattaaaaatatttttattataaaatatatttaaatatattattaggttgattacaaattaaattaacttGAATTCAATTAAATCTTGCCGGATCCCTCTACTACTATcataaattccaaaaaaaaataattataatttaaaaaattacataaatttttcatttcatatCGAATAAATTTAGAGTCACAAGCTCTTCCAGTGGATGTGATGAAAGGCCCCTTTGAGAAAGATACAAAGTGATAATGCTCTTTATGTGGGTTGTTGGAAGTGGCTCATCCTCTGCAAGTTCATCCAAACATAATAACAGAAAAATTAGATTTATCTCCAAATTTTCTTATcatataaaatgaatttttaatcactatatacatataaaattctTAATTGCTTCTTAGATAAATAATTACACATCATAGAATACACATTCATAGAAAAATACatcaatttatttgaatttattaattttttgtttataccTACCTTTAAGGTATGCTATGCAAGAATTTAAACGTACATAATCTAACACATCTCGTgtaatgaaaatgaataaatattaaaaaaaatataatatatatatatatatataactagtccatcatctacatagatTTTAATACTACGAACATTGACCGTGACTGTTGGATTCAAATCTAACTGTTTTCCTCATTGTATAAACATTGCTTATATTCAAATGATATGCAGTGttactatatttataaataatagtacAATGAAAAGTTGgatatacaatatttttttatatgaaccGTTATATCATGATCGTCAATCAATCGCTTTGA
This window harbors:
- the LOC120259183 gene encoding protein YLS7-like translates to MTMASKKSLFSAFALARTAPAIIVMVGAFGLMLFVLSQLLISSPVYQWRKPANEPLKDIKEDIFIKQSTSGSKEWNASRQVQILSSDLGQDEVTVKPISSKEMQEKGDSKSSVSSNEIQQQSKERSSMPSNEIQEQIKENRSTSSNEMQEPRKEKSSMFSGSSVISNDTDENLAASSNLTLNLSPVGDIQKVDSGSCDLLKGKWIYHPAGPLYTNNTCMFITQMQNCQGNGRPDKEYENWRWKPDDCDLPLFDGRKFLELMRDKTVAFVGDSVARNQFESMLCILSQVETPRNRGNRLMQRWHFKSTNTFLCRIWSSWLVHQSSEPLQLAPKEVVKIHLDIPDETFMNHLPKFDVVILSSGHWFAKQSAYVLNGNIVGGQLWWPKGAGKMQINNIKAFGISVETTLTAIAAHPNYTGLVIVRSFSPDHYEGGAWNTGGSCTGKTGPADKFERNGFTDIMHEKQVAGFRNAVKKARPGSKLRLMDITEAFSYRHDGHPGPYRSPDPNKITKRGPNGEPPPQDCLHWCMPGPVDTWNEILVEMIRREFEAP